In one window of Drosophila innubila isolate TH190305 chromosome 2L unlocalized genomic scaffold, UK_Dinn_1.0 4_B_2L, whole genome shotgun sequence DNA:
- the LOC117780159 gene encoding uncharacterized protein LOC117780159 isoform X5 — MDLPSMVQRSGDTLIVRSVVSGNQLYMEQGHNVNSNSGNNKNNNNNSSMHSNNTSPALSNVASTSPTVTTSALEQQLERFRLQQLLQQQQQQAVVAAAAVVNSVQQQQQQQQQPHVVLSLDAKEEGLPQCKIKRNYSCNHCAYFTQNPRYHLTHLRDVHGEKIVINKCKLCLYASRHFQKLVRHMKMVHGCTDGIPSGHGQARGKRGMSREARKRRLEESVGVIGGQSLAHSVPDMPTLEQVKRELQLQEQKLQRDIEAYKQRQREELQQREQQREQQLELVSNYERQFQATLRDLDARESYERQSSPAEPPTPSPSGSATPPPALSSGGEEPQNRLLKCSACEFTTLYRTQLRSHELAEHGKTKFFRCDKCSYVTHIKARFSKHVKYHSMPMIKCVTCDFRTPYKWNLDRHMKNHGGAGAFKCAACDFTADIKQSLTVHEMNHHVPPVGNAGSIWPRRQNKVGASEMCDDFLSDSAELEDQYNNNNLDDDLEDGDGGALSGEEHYGKRSKYEEDEEPTDLSQKGGCSSDTSSVGTATPRAKRPMPNLIPISKSPKDVLNLSKDTNASRSSLTEIASMFFNEKQISEMLDKSDVPQLSPATTITSQASSRSLLAKKGGSFFDKLKTGAQHDNLICQCGHVAKYLSESIIHGKSCQSSAVVIEDDDAALHEDDADDRLEIDEDDEDRQSHSALNLSVSGSTRCQHCRHRCKSSTDLLHHLAQCAEAIRCANEMYDSNSGESGERRSDAHSLQQQAAVQQQRVCIWNKAAKEIAAAVVHQDKTNLLTKSPGSQAVSNEENSYYGVETAPGYGEVTKKMTPEEEAANSSLKKVYKCPHCSFWASTASRFHVHIVGHLNKKPFECSLCSYRSNWRWDITKHIRLKTIRDPSHKTAKVLMNDETGRRNYTKYNKYITLMKVTEEDGDPKLMKSGEMTPNQVASLAFLKDYQKVGVGAGHDITLEPISPNKSTSLDETQLADNLIRLPLLATMMNAAMAKQQHQQHQQLEQQQQEQHHSTMITPSVTISPVKRTHQAPPGKPSDDLITEVHQEGSEKKTFYRCRKCNFRHHNRDAVLAHVKIHYQESCFPKGSSSGSSTSPLQVSVSSNQQLYMNKVFAAMCLSQPSPTSGTNNNNSNCGNGQQQHSLIPAGLLQRAIQEAQHSPTPNASALSGLALALAGGKCPSTVTVGGGSSTATPKANAASILEHGEQKASQNEASADSLTSPTITTAASTARSLQDLLTSPRTRHGQHYGDGTTTTTATTTTNSNANTNVVMGTGYRHDATGNNRKNLSSSGGYVASSNKPPTNNNTTTTTTTNTSPMPVTTTPTPISTFPTGANNNNSNSTSNNLTDTHSHNQIIAGDGIYLATGLHSTNLKTTPASSFSSSSSSSASTMASASASTSTSTSASASSSSASLASAASSPHSSPPSSSSYLPQTMTGVQQTTRFHTHSPGSPSLLTMNDTDRRDPSPYRCGHCHQVSNWKHVIQRHCRLKHSGDIRIETLERSCNNNNSAATPIYRPQGAAASNESQAQHLSNNNNSIYNNNNNNNNKLSNNNNNSNLLSSKQLEQLLHSPLSASAAAVVNAASTPQDLQAAAAYWAAACKAVNAVASGSAEELLQLQQNDQIEITRLPAAAAATTTSSNTAQDLPNSNNSNNNNTKSKQQKCPVCPYISESKSQMNYHVSLHKPTQYECPLCTFVCAKKQHLSSHMRSVHQQQQLSSAGAGTGAGTGASGPNSQLGLDFSVALQLAAAKQIQQLPPSAPLAIDLSQLQLEESSSAQLQAQQQLPPEYQYKLISYCPRCPARFAQKHNDERNAKLELEQHLAEHAPSELESDEVHICAYCEYRAGAETLLQLHRAVHMSHYQEKCQQLYRNCKEDIMYPAPKLLQIAGPETIWVVDNELGAQLLRQTTVNSSTNLGGNYDGQNSLLKKQLESGNGGGGAIVREQTPPKAQEAEEDEERQSSTTPSTSASVATSDLAADGSSDDAGSVDMPQSAPAPQRCQHCPYETEQHEQLQQHLQKHACLNPPAEQAQQCAHCDYYAVEEAELEEHTAVHFNASEKLKSVEFFTCYDKLEISVEQEPEVEQLNEDSKQPEHNNNQDNVINANVQQSENEEEIEPELEPEPEPEPVKKPSTKLILYKTDGELSVKPSLLEERSENISDRLRRRSLRGNAAGTPTVPTAPTSPMEETDKMILVNPKSGKVIYRK, encoded by the exons ATGGACTTGCCCTCGATGGTGCAACGTTCTGGAGATACGTTGATAGTGCGCAGCGTTGTCAGCGGCAATCAACTCTACATGGAGCAGGGACACAatgtcaacagcaacagcggtaacaacaaaaacaacaacaacaacagcagcatgcacagcaacaacacatcGCCGGCGCTGAGCAATGTTGCATCCACATCGCCAACAGTGACAACAAGCGCATTGGAACAGCAATTGGAGCGTTTTCGCTTGCAAcagttgttgcaacagcagcaacaacaggcggtagtggcagctgctgctgtggtaaacagcgtgcaacaacaacagcaacaacagcaacagccacatgTGGTGCTCTCACTTGATGCCAAGGAGGAGGGCTTGCCACAGTGCAAGATCAAGCGTAATTATAGTTGCAACCACTGTGCTTACTTCACACAGAATCCACGCTACCATTTGACGCATCTACGAGATGTGCACGGCGAGAAGATTGTGATCAACAAGTGCAAGCTGTGTCTTTATGCCTCCCGCCACTTTCAGAAGCTGGTGCGCCACATGAAGATGGTGCACGGTTGCACCGACGGCATTCCCAGCGGTCACGGGCAGGCGCGTGGCAAGCGTGGCATGAGTCGTGAGGCACGGAAGCGGCGACTGGAGGAGAGTGTTGGTGTCATCGGTGGACAATCGTTGGCGCATTCTGTGCCAGATATGCCaacgttggagcaggtcaaacgtgagttgcagttgcaggaGCAGAAGCTGCAACGCGACATCGAAGCCTACAAGCAGCGGCAACGCGAAGAGTTGCAACAACGGGAGCAACAACGGGAGCAACAGCTCGAACTCGTCTCCAACTACGAAAGACAATTCCAAGCGACGTTGCGGGATCTCGACGCACGGGAGTCCTACGAACGCCAATCGTCGCCAGCGGAGCCACCGACACCGTCGCCAAGTGGTTCGGCCACGCCACCACCGGCCCTATCATCGGGTGGAGAGGAGCCACAGAACCGTCTGCTCAAGTGCAGCGCCTGCGAGTTCACCACCCTCTATCGCACCCAATTGCGTTCCCACGAGCTCGCCGAGCACGGCAAGACCAAGTTCTTCCGCTGCGACAAGTGCAGCTATGTGACCCACATCAAGGCCAGATTCAGCAAGCATGTCAAGTATCATTCAATGCCCATGATCAAGTGCGTCACTTGCGATTTTCGCACACCCTACAAATGGAATCTGGACAGGCATATGAAGAATCATGGAGGAGCTGGCGCTTTCAAGTGTGCCGCTTGTGATTTCACCGCTGACATTAAGCAATCGCTGACCGTCCACGAGATGAATCATCATGTGCCACCAGTGGGTAATGCCGGCTCCATTTGGCCAAGAAGACAGAACAAAGTTGGAGCTAGCGAGATGTGCGATGATTTTCTCAGTGATTCAGCTGAACTGGAGGAtcaatataacaacaacaatttggacGATGATCTGGAGGATGGCGATGGTGGTGCATTGAGCGGTGAGGAGCATTATGGCAAACGGAGCAAATACGAGGAGGATGAAGAGCCAACAGATCTTTCGCAGAAGGGCGGTTGCTCCTCAGACACATCCAGTGTGGGCACCGCCACACCGCGGGCCAAGCGACCAATGCCCAATCTTATTCCCATCAGCAAAAGTCCCAAGGA CGTGCTGAACCTGTCCAAGGACACAAATGCCTCTCGCAGCTCGCTGACAGAGATAGCCTCCATGTTCTTCAATGAGAAACAAATCTCCGAGATGCTGGACAAGTCGGATGTGCCACAATTGTCACCTGCGACGACGATCACCTCGCAGGCATCGTCGCGCAGTCTGTTGGCCAAGAAGGGAGGCTCCTTCTTCGACAAGCTAAAGACGGGAGCACAGCATGATAATCTGATCTGTCAGTGTGGACATGTGGCCAAGTATCTATCCGAATCGATAATACACGGCAAGAGTTGTCAGTCCTCAGCTGTTGTGATTGAGGATGACGATGCAGCGTTGCATGAGGATGATGCGGATGATCGTTTGGAGATCGACGAAGACGATGAGGATCGTCAATCGCATTCGGCATTGAACTTGAGTGTTTCTGGATCGACACGCTGTCAACACTGTCGACATCGCTGCAAATCCTCCACCGATCTGTTGCATCATCTGGCCCAATGTGCGGAGGCCATAAGATGTGCCAACGAGATGTATGACTCGAATTCCGGAGAAAGCGGTGAGCGTCGATCCGATGCGCATTCGTTGCAACAACAGGCGGCGGTGCAACAGCAACGTGTCTGCATTTGGAACAAGGCGGCTAAGGAAATTGCAGCCGCTGTGGTGCATCAGGATAAAACAAATCTGTTGACCAAATCACCAGGCAGTCAGGCTGTCAGCAATGAGGAGAATAGCTACTATGGCGTGGAGACAGCACCCGGCTACGGTGAG GTAACCAAAAAGATGACGCCCGAGGAGGAGGCAGCCAATTCTTCGCTGAAGAAGGTCTACAAGTGTCCACATTGCAGTTTCTGGGCCTCAACAGCATCCCGCTTTCATGTCCACATCGTGGGACATTTAAATAAGAAGCCTTTTGAGTGCTCTCTCTGCTCATATCGTTCCAATTGGCGTTGGGATATTACCAAGCATATCCGGCTAAAGACCATCCGAGATCCCTCGCACAAGACGGCCAAGGTCCTGATGAACGATGAGACCGGCAGGCGTAATTATACCAAGTACAACAAGTACATCACCCTGATGAAAGTCACTGAAGAGGATGGCGATCCCAAGCTCATGAAATCGGGTGAAATGACACCCAATCAGGTGGCATCGTTGGCCTTCCTGAAGGACTACCAGAAGGTCGGTGTTGGCGCTGGCCATGACATCACCCTAGAGCCCATATCACCCAACAAATCCACCAGCTTGGACGAAACACAACTGGCGGATAATCTGATTAGATTGCCATTACTGGCAACCATGATGAATGCAGCAATGGCcaagcaacagcatcagcaacatcagcagctggagcaacagcaacaggaacagcaTCATTCAACGATGATTACACCATCAGTGACCATATCTCCTGTGAAAAGGACACATCAAGCGCCGCCTGGCAAACCCAGCGATGATCTCATCACTGAAGTGCATCAGGAGGGCAGCGAGAAGAAGACCTTCTACAGATGCCGCAAGTGCAATTTCAG ACATCACAATCGGGATGCAGTGCTGGCCCATGTGAAGATCCACTATCAGGAGTCGTGCTTCCCGAAGGGTTCATCGTCTGGCAGCAGCACATCACCATTGCAGGTGTCGGTTAGTTCGAATCAACAGCTCTATATGAACAAAGTATTTGCCGCGATGTGCCTATCGCAACCATCTCCGACGTCGggaactaacaacaacaacagcaattgtgGCAAtggccagcagcaacattccCTTATACCAGCTGGCCTGTTGCAGCGTGCCATTCAAGAGGCACAACACTCACCCACACCCAATGCTAGTGCTTTGAGTGGTCTCGCCTTGGCGTTGGCAGGTGGCAAGTGTCCATCAACGGTAACAGTTGGTGGAGGAAGCTCGACAGCAACGCCTAAAGCAAATGCCGCCTCCATATTAGAGCACGGTGAGCAGAAAGCGAGTCAAAATGAGGCAAGTGCCGACAGTCTGACGTCGCCCACAATCACCACAGCAGCAAGCACGGCAAGATCATTACAAGATCTGCTAACATCACCACGAACACGGCATGGTCAACATTATGGTgatggaacaacaacaacaacagcaacaacaacaactaattcTAATGCTAATACAAATGTGGTTATGGGTACCGGATACAGGCACGATGCTACTGGCAATAATAGGAAGAATCTATCATCAAGTGGCGGCTACGTAGCATCATCAAATAAACCAcctaccaacaacaacaccacaaccaccaccaccaccaataCATCGCCTATGCCAGTAACTACCACTCCTACTCCTATTTCTACTTTTCCAACTGGTGCTAA taacaataacagtaacagcaCATCCAACAACCTCACCGACACTCATTCCCATAATCAAATCATCGCCGGTGATGGTATCTATTTGGCAACGGGTTTACATTCTACTAATCTCAAAACAACGCCAGCCTCGTCTTTCTCATCatcttcgtcgtcgtcggcaTCGACAATGGCTTCGGCTTcggcatcgacatcgacatcgacatcggcTTCGGCATCGTCATCATCCGCATCGCTGGCATCTGCCGCATCCTCGCCGCACTCGTCGCcgccatcgtcatcgtcgtatTTGCCACAAACGATGACCGGCGTCCAGCAAACGACACGTTTCCATACCCATAGTCCAGGTAGTCCCAGTCTATTAACGATGAACGATACAGATCGACGTGATCCGTCGCCATATCGTTGTGGCCACTGCCATCAGGTGTCAAATTGGAAGCATGTGATCCAg CGGCATTGTCGCTTAAAGCATTCCGGGGATATTCGGATCGAGACCCTTGAGcgaagttgcaacaacaacaacagcgctgccacgcccatttaCCGTCCACAGGGCGCTGCCGCCAGCAATGAGTCCCAAGCCCAACAcctaagcaacaacaacaacagcatctataacaacaacaacaacaacaacaataaattgagcaacaacaataataatagcaatttGTTGAGCAGCAAACAATTGGAGCAACTGTTGCATTCACCGCTCTCCGCCAGCGCCGCCGCTGTGGTGAATGCGGCAAGTACGCCGCAGGATCTGCAAGCGGCCGCTGCCTATTGGGCCGCTGCCTGTAAAGCCGTTAAcgctgtggcaagtggcagtgCCGAGgagttgttgcaactgcaacagaatGATCAAATCGAGATCACACGTTTAccggctgctgctgcagcaacaacaacttcatcCAACACGGCACAGGATTtgcccaacagcaacaacagcaacaacaacaatacgaaGAGCAAGCAACAAAAGTGTCCCGTTTGTCCATATATATCGGAGAGTAAATCCCAGATGAATTACCATGTCTCGTTGCACAAACCCACACAATACGAGTGTCCACTCTGCACCTTTGTCTGTGCCAAGAAGCAACATTTGAGCAGCCACATGAGAAGTgtccaccaacaacaacaattgagttCGGCAggagctggaactggagcAGGAACTGGAGCAAGTGGCCCCAACTCGCAACTGGGCTTGGATTTCAGTGTGGCCCTTCAGCTGGCGGCAGCCAAGCAAATCCAACAATTGCCGCCGTCGGCTCCTCTGGCCATCGATTTGAGTCAACTGCAGCTGGAGGAGAGCTCCTCGGCGCAGTTGCaggcacagcagcagctgccacctGAATATCAATACAAATTGATCAGTTACTGTCCACGTTGTCCGGCACGTTTCGCCCAGAAGCATAATGATGAGCGGAATGCCAAGCTGGAACTGGAGCAACATCTGGCGGAACATGCGCCCAGCGAGCTGGAGTCGGATGAGGTGCACATTTGTGCCTACTGCGAGTATCGTGCTGGTGCAGAAACTCTGCTCCAACTGCATCGAGCGGTGCACATGTCGCACTACCAGGAGAAGTGCCAACAATTGTATCGAAACTGCAAGGAGGATATCATGTATCCGGCGCCTAAATTGCTACAAATTGCCGGACCCGAAACCATTTGGGTTGTGGACAATGAATTGGGCGCTCAACTGCTGCGACAGACGACCGTCAACTCCTCCACGAATCTTGGTGGCAACTATGATGGCCAGAACTctttacttaaaaaacaactGGAGTCGGGTAATGGCGGTGGTGGGGCAATTGTGCGGGAACAGACGCCTCCGAAGGCGCAGGAAGCCGAAGAGGATGAGGAACGTCAGAGTAGTACCACACCATCGACAAGTGCTTCAGTGGCAACCAGTGATTTGGCTGCCGATGGCAGCAGCGATGATGCTGGTTCCGTGGATATGCCACAGTCGGCGCCAGCGCCACAACGTTGCCAGCATTGTCCCTACGAGACGGAGCAACatgagcaactgcagcagcattTACAGAAGCATGCTTGCCTTAATCCGCCAGCCGAGCAGGCACAGCAGTGTGCCCACTGTGACTATTATGCTGTGGAGGAGGCGGAGCTGGAGGAGCACACGGCGGTGCATTTTAATGCGAGTGAGAAACTTAAATCCGTCGAGTTCTTTACATGCTACGATAAGCTGGAAATAAGTGTGGAACAGGAACCGGAAGTGGAGCAACTCAATGAGGACAGCAAACAGCCGGAGCATAACAATAACCAGGACAATGTCATTAATGCCAATGTACAGCAGTCGGAGAACGAGGAGGAGATTGAGCCGGAGTTGGAGCCGGAGCCGGAGCCTGAACCTGTCAAGAAACCCAGCACAAAGCTCATACTCTACAAAACGGATGGCGAGTTGAGTGTGAAGCCATCGCTCCTCGAGGAGCGCAGCGAGAATATCAGCGATCGTTTGCGACGTCGCAGTTTGCGTGGAAATGCAGCTGGCACGCCCACGGTGCCGACAGCGCCCACATCGCCAATGGAGGAGACGGACAAAATGATACTGGTCAATCCCAAGTCGGGCAAAGTCATTTACAGAAAGTAA